GCGCCGAAATGGATGCATTGGGTGCGGGCGGCAATGCCTCGTGGGGTAACCAAATGCGTTCCTACGTGCTGCATCCTTATCAAATGGTGAAGGACCTGCGCACCAACTTTGAGGTCAACGATCCGCAGAAAGTGCTCGATGGCGATATTGACGGGTTGCTGGAGGCAGGCATCCGCTGGAGGATGGCAGAGCAGGAAGCGGAGTAGTCTCCGCGTTGGGTTTGTCTGTTAGTTGGATGAAATCTGGCTAGAAATTCCGTACAGCTAGTCACATCCGTTTCTTTAGCCACATGAGTTTCGATAGAGTGTGAGCCGTGATCACTTTCGAGAATGTCACCAAGAACTACAAGACATCGACCCGCCCCGCGCTAGACAATGTGTCCCTACACATTGAAAAAGGCGAGTTTGTCTTCCTTATCGGCCCATCCGGCTCAGGAAAATCAACTTTCCTGCGCCTGATGACTCGTGAAGAAAACGTCAGCTCCGGCTCGTTGAAGCTCGCTGACTTTCAGGTGAACAACCTCCGGGGAACACAGATCAACAAACTGCGCCAACGCATCGGATACGTGTTCCAAGACTTCCGCCTCCTCAAAAACAAAAATGTCTACGACAACGTGGCGTTCGCTCTTGAAGTGATTGGCAAGAAGAAGGACAAAATCTCCGCTCTAGTCCCCGAAACCCTCGAAATGGTGGGCCTGGCTGGCAAAGCCAACCGCATGCCCAATGAACTCTCGGGCGGTGAGCAGCAGCGGGTCGCCATCGCCCGCGCCTTTGTCAACCGCCCGCTGGTATTGCTTGCCGACGAACCCACCGGCAACCTCGACCCCGATACCTCCGACGAAATCATGGTGCTACTCAACCGCATCAATCGCATGGGCACCACCGTGGTCATGTCCACCCACAACGCCCGCACTGTAGATGACATGCGCCGACGCGTCATCGAACTGCAGTTGGGCAAACTAGTCCGCGATGATGCCCACGGCGTCTACGGCGAAATGCGTTAGGGGAGGACTAACTTATGGCATTGGGATACGTACTCCGCGAAGCAGTCCGAGGCATGGGTCGAAACCTCACCATGACCATCGCGCTGATCATCACCACCTCTATTTCCTTGGCGCTTCTTGCCACGGGATTCTTGGTCACCAACATGACCGAGCGGACCAAAGACATCTACTTGGATCGCGTCGAAGTGATGATCCAATTAGATGAGGACACCTCAGCTAACGACCCTGAGTGCACCGCCGAGGCGTGTGTGGAAGTCCGCGACACACTCGAAACCATTGAAGGCATCGATTCCATTACGTATCGGTCCCGCGAAGCCTCCTATGAGCGCTTCGTCGAAGTCTTTCAAAACACTGATCCCGTCTTGGTTGCAGAGACCTCACCCGACGCACTTCCTGCAGCATTCCACGTCCGCCTGGAAGATCCCTTGGCCGTTGAAATCTTGGATCCCGTCCGAGATCTTCCACAGGTAACCAACGTGATCGACCAGGTTGATGATCTGCGCGGCGCCACCGATAACTTGGATTCCATCCGAAACGCCACCTTCCTCATCGCGGCTGTGCAGATCCTCGCATCGATCTTCCTTATCGCCAACATGGTCCAAATCGCCGCATACAACCGCCGCGAAGAAACCGAAATCATGCGCATTGTTGGCGCATCGCGGTTCTACACCCAAGGCCCCTTCGTACTGGAAGCAATCCTTTCCACCCTTATCGGCGCCGTCCTAGCCACCGCCGG
The window above is part of the Corynebacterium deserti GIMN1.010 genome. Proteins encoded here:
- the ftsE gene encoding cell division ATP-binding protein FtsE, whose amino-acid sequence is MITFENVTKNYKTSTRPALDNVSLHIEKGEFVFLIGPSGSGKSTFLRLMTREENVSSGSLKLADFQVNNLRGTQINKLRQRIGYVFQDFRLLKNKNVYDNVAFALEVIGKKKDKISALVPETLEMVGLAGKANRMPNELSGGEQQRVAIARAFVNRPLVLLADEPTGNLDPDTSDEIMVLLNRINRMGTTVVMSTHNARTVDDMRRRVIELQLGKLVRDDAHGVYGEMR
- the ftsX gene encoding permease-like cell division protein FtsX, with the protein product MALGYVLREAVRGMGRNLTMTIALIITTSISLALLATGFLVTNMTERTKDIYLDRVEVMIQLDEDTSANDPECTAEACVEVRDTLETIEGIDSITYRSREASYERFVEVFQNTDPVLVAETSPDALPAAFHVRLEDPLAVEILDPVRDLPQVTNVIDQVDDLRGATDNLDSIRNATFLIAAVQILASIFLIANMVQIAAYNRREETEIMRIVGASRFYTQGPFVLEAILSTLIGAVLATAGLFLGKEMVIDKALRGLYESQLIAPVTSNDIWLIAPVISAIGVVVAGIIAQLTLRFYVRK